The DNA region ACTTCCGTCTCTCCAAGCTTGCACATCACTCTAAAGATAGCGTTTGTCGTGCTGGAAGCCCCTCAACCACTCGTAGTGGCACGGTTAGAAAACACTCCAACATCCGCTTCACGCAGAATAATTTGCCACAAATGCACGAATATTTCTTCTGATAATCTTTCGACCTCGGAGATTTTTGCGTGAAGAAAAATTGAAGTTTCTTCCGGACGGAATTTTCTACTGCTTCTGCATAAAAACCTCCACTGTCCGAAGCGCGGCAAAAATCGTTATCGAAGACAAATCTTACTTCCGCGCAAGTTTTGGAAACCTAATGAAATGGTTCAACGACCAACGGGAGTTAATTTTTCTTCGAAGAAACTTCAATTTTTTAGCAAAAAGATCCAGTCTTGATCTTTTGTTACTTTTGCATCAAGGCAAAAGTAAAAGAATAAAAAGGAACCTTGCTTCTGCAAAATCGTCCGACTTTTGAGCGAATTCACTCGCACAAATCCACCCGAAGCAACTTCACTCGCAGAAATTCACGCATTTCAATCTCCATCCCAATTGCCGAAAGCCGACCGCCGAAAGCAATCTCAAACCAAATTCCCTACATTTGCACAGCAATGAAAAAGTTTCAGCAATATTTTCCCGTGCTGCTTATATGCTACCACTTTGCGTTTTTCTACGTCGCGTGGCGGGTATTGCTGCTGAAAAATGGCGACGCCTACAAATACTGGTTCGTGGGAAAGGATTTGTCGGGAATCAGCTGGACAAGCTTCCTGAAACCCGGAACCGATCTCATCAATCTCCTCACTTTCCCATTGGTCAAATACCTGCATCTCCCATTTTGGAGCGGTTTTCTCATTTTCAGTGCTGTAAGTGGAGTAGGGATTTGGATTCTTTGGCGACTGCTGATGAATCTTGCAGAGGACCGCTTGAAAATCGTCGCGGGAATTCTGCTGTTATTACCCAACCTCCATTTCTGGACTTCGATTCCGGGAAAGGAGAGTGCGGTATTTTTGATATTGGTACTGCTATTGAAACGGTTTTTGGAACAGAAGGTTTTTACGCCCGCATTTCTCTTGTTTTTTATTGCTTTGGTTTTAATCCGGCCACATATTGGTGCGGTTTTTTTGGCTGCATTGGTTTTCGCTTTGGTCTTTACTGCAAAAATAGGGGTAAAGAACAAGGTTTTTTTGACGATCGGTGCGCTATTGCTAATGTCGGGAGTCGCCTGGATTTTAAAGGGAATACTTCGCGGAAATTATCCGCTTTTTTATAATATCGAGCGTTATTACCGTGCGCATATCAAAGTGCTCAAACATACCGAGGCGTATGTTCCTTTGGACCAGTACTGGCTCCCCCACAAGATTTTCACCTTCTGGTTTCGTCCGCTACCTTTTGAAAAGTCAGGTCTGCTTTACACCGTGCTCAGTATCGAAAATACGGTCTTGCTTCTCATTTCTGCATTTGCGGTGTATTTTGCCATCAGAAATTTCAGGAAAGTAATTGCAGATCAGAGGATCATTTTCTGCGCTTTATTCCTTCTCTTCTTCTCTGTGATGTATGTGTATGCATACGCGAACTACGGGCTTATTATGCGAACGAGGATTATGGGGTTTCCTTTCGTTGCGGTTGTTTTGATGATCGCATTGGGTTCTTTTCAGCGAAGAAGATAGTGATCTCGTGGGTGCATATGGGTGTTTAAAAAGAGCCAAGGAAAAAGAGCCAAGAGCCAAGTGCAAATTGGTGCAAGGTGCAGATGGACGTTAAAAAGAGCCAAGGAAAAAGAGCCAAGAGCCAAGTGCAAATTGGTGCAGGGTGCAGATGGACGTTAAAAAGAGCCAAGGAAAAAGAGCCAAGAGCCAAGTGCAAATTGGTGCAGGGTGCAGATGGACGTTTAAAAAGAGCCAAGGAAAAAGAGCTAAGAGCCAAGTGCAAATTGGTGCAAGGTGCAGATGGACGTTTAAAAAGAGCCAAGGAAACAGAGCCGAGAGCCAAGTGCAAATTGGTGTAATGTGAAGTGGTAAAGTGGTGCAGAGGAGAAGAGGTTCAGAGGTTTACTCACAATTTTATTTATTTTTTTATTTGAGTTCGTGAATGCTGCGCATTTCGAGTTTACTCACAATTTCATTTATTTTCTTTTATGAGTTCGTGAATGCTGCGCATTTCGAGTTTCAAGTTCCAACGTGGATAAACTCACTCGAAGAAATTCACAGCTCCGTGAATTCACTATTGACATTTTCCCGCTCCAATTCACCAACTCACCCACACACCAACACAAAAATTGCCGCCCAGCTTCCGACTTTTCATTATCTTCGCAGCCAGAAACAAGACATGAAAAAACTCATCCGCGTTACCACTATTCCGCTTTCCTTAGACAAACTTCTGGGGGAGCAACTGCGTTTTATGAACGGGCATTTTGATCTAACTGCGGTTGCTGCGGAAGAGGAGGAGCTGAAAAGAGTGGCCCGAAAATATGGAGTAAAGTATTTTCATGTTGAAATGACGAGGCAAATTACCCCGATTAAGGATTTACGGGCCGTTTGGAAAATGTACAGGTTTCTACGAAAAGAAAGCCCGGAAATTATTCACACCCATACTCCTAAAGCGGGATTGGTTGGAATGTTGGCTGGTTTTCTTGCGGGTGTTCCGGTTCGTGCGCATACCGTTGCAGGATTGCCTTTACTGGAAACAAGTGGAGCAAAAAGGAAAGTTCTGAATTTCGTGGAATGGTTTACGTACCGGTGCGCAACGCATGTTTATCCGAACTCTTTTGGATTGAAACAAATTATCCTTAACGAAAAATTCTGTAATCCCACAAAACTTAAAGTCATCGGGAAAGGGAGTTCCAACGGGATCGATACTGAATTTTTTAACCGTTCTCATATTTCTGAAGACGCCAGAGTTACTTTACGCAATGAGTTAGGAATTTCTGAAAAAGACTTTGTTTTTATATTTGTCGGGCGATTGGTAAAAGATAAGGGAATCAACGAATTGGTAAAAGCATTTTGTGAACTTCGAAACAGCAGAGATTTTACATTTTCCAATAATGGCATCGATTTATCGAATGTGAAACTTCTCCTGGTAGGACCACTGGAACAGGAACTCGATCCGCTTTCACCGGAAACCATTGCTGAGATTGAGAAAAACTTCAATATCATTACCACGGGTTACCGCGATGATGTGCGTCCTTATTTTGCGCTATCGGATGTATTGGTATTTCCGAGTTACCGTGAAGGATTTCCGAATGTGGTGCTTCAAGCAGGTTCGATGGAGCTTCCAGCCATTGTAACCGATATTAACGGCTGCAATGAAATAATCAAGGATGGCGAAAATGGACTTATTGTTCCGGCAAAGAACAGTGATCAGCTTCTGAAAGCGATGCGGAAAGTTTTTGATCCAGAACTCAGAAACCGTCTAAAAAGTAACTCCAGAACAGAAATTGTATCCAATTACCGGCGAGAAATAGTATGGAACGCACTCCTTGAGGAATACGGAAAACTTCTTAGCCAAAACCGTTGAGGTGCTTCCAGAGCAACAAACGTTATCGTCAAATTGAGGACATGCTATAAGAAGCGTTTTATCACTTCGAAGGTTGCCCACCGCGGCGAAGCCGTACCGGTACACTCACTCACTGTACTCAAACAAATGGTTGAGGAACTCCAGCTGTGGATTGACCCTGCGAATCAGTTCCCATTTTTTCGCCCGGGTAAAATCCTTGATTTCCTTCTCTCTGGCGATAGCTTCCTGAATCTATGTGAATTTTTCGTAATACAATAAATATCCGAGGTGATACCGCGCCGAAAAACTTTTGGGGTTTAACCTTGTTTGGTGCTGCCACAGTCTTCTGGCTAAATGGTTGTTTACTCCCGTCTAAAGGACTGTGCTGTTTTTGTTGGTGATGATGTAAATGTAGTAGGTGTGGTACCCTTCGAAGAAAGCGTTCATGGTTGAGTTTTGATCAAAGTTAGAAATTTTTTTCAACCTTGCCGCTGCGCGTGGTTGAGGTTCTTCCAGCACGACAAAAGTTGTCTTTAAAGTGACGTACATATTATACCCTGCGTTTTGTCACTCCAAAGGAGTCTCACCTCGGCGCAGCTGCAACGGTGCAATCACTCAGTCACTTAACTACATAGTCGATGATTTTCAGGAAGTTACTTAAACGCCTCCACAACTTCCTCCACCGTTACATTTCCGAAGAATTCAGTGAGGTTTTCTGATTCGAAAAGTTTCGTGAGCTGTTCAACTTCATGATGGAGCCCGATCAGTTTAGATTCTAATTCCTCTACAGGTCGGGATGCGAAAAAGTCGCCGAAAATCTTTGCCTTTTCGATGGTTCCTTTTACCACGTCCAAATGCACTTCAATAAAACCGGCGGGAACTTTAATCGCTTTCTGAAAATTATAGTTCGGCGAAAAACCGAAATTCCAGTCCCAGGTTTCGTATTTTTCTTTGGCGAGCTGCTCGATTCCGGCAATATCTTCAGCAGTGAGCATGTACGCTTTCGCTCCCGGATTGTTGGCGGCAATTTCTTCTTTTAGCAGGTGCTTCATCTTCTCGGTCGTTGTTCCTTCCGGAAGATAATGGATGAGG from Chryseobacterium suipulveris includes:
- a CDS encoding glycosyltransferase family 4 protein, with protein sequence MNSLLTFSRSNSPTHPHTNTKIAAQLPTFHYLRSQKQDMKKLIRVTTIPLSLDKLLGEQLRFMNGHFDLTAVAAEEEELKRVARKYGVKYFHVEMTRQITPIKDLRAVWKMYRFLRKESPEIIHTHTPKAGLVGMLAGFLAGVPVRAHTVAGLPLLETSGAKRKVLNFVEWFTYRCATHVYPNSFGLKQIILNEKFCNPTKLKVIGKGSSNGIDTEFFNRSHISEDARVTLRNELGISEKDFVFIFVGRLVKDKGINELVKAFCELRNSRDFTFSNNGIDLSNVKLLLVGPLEQELDPLSPETIAEIEKNFNIITTGYRDDVRPYFALSDVLVFPSYREGFPNVVLQAGSMELPAIVTDINGCNEIIKDGENGLIVPAKNSDQLLKAMRKVFDPELRNRLKSNSRTEIVSNYRREIVWNALLEEYGKLLSQNR